In Phacochoerus africanus isolate WHEZ1 chromosome 2, ROS_Pafr_v1, whole genome shotgun sequence, one DNA window encodes the following:
- the CATSPER2 gene encoding cation channel sperm-associated protein 2 has protein sequence MTRFPQVQVVPEFLFVQLRTPALCWLLLLTRYAVTQVNKDMATYGPTGHMQLPRADAIRSRLIDTFSLIEHLQGLSQAVPRHTIREILDPSRQKKLMLGDQHQLVRFSIKPCHVGRITHGQRLMSTLRVRCSQRPPLSLWAGWVLECPLFTNFIIFLIFLNTIVLMVEIELLESSNAQLWPLKLTLEVAAWFILLVFILEILLMWISSFFLFWKNAWNVFDFVVTILSLIPETVVLVGVTSHSVWLQLLRICRVLRSLKLFARFPQIRVIILALVRALKSMTFLLMLLLIFFYIFAVTGVYFFENYTRSTRQDLEYHMFFSDLLNSLVTVFMLFTMDHWYALLQDTWKVPEVSRTFSSIYVILWLLLGSIIFRNIIVAMMVTNFQNIRNELNEEMTHLEVQHKADIFKRQIIQRRQNLSPEVQRSSLSKMDARDASQQEEYMDLTEASEEESKHSATKEGSRASRSKIKKTLSKPKTSTSSTFFSSSSSSSSSYCSSSDSRYVDPIGQLDWETHVHQNLPGLMDMDQDERVVWPRDSLFRYFELLEKLQYNLEERKRLQEFAGMNLGQSGD, from the exons ATGACCCGATTCCCTCAAGTCCAGGTGGTGCCGGAATTCCTCTTTGTGCAGCTCAGGACTCCTGCTCTTTGTTGGCTGCTGCTTTTAACTAGATATGCTGTCACACAAGTAAATAAAG ACATGGCCACTTACGGCCCAACAGGACACATGCAACTGCCCCGAGCTGATGCCATTCGTTCCCGTCTGATTGATACTTTCTCTCTCATTGAGCACCTGCAAGGCTTGAGCCAAGCTGTGCCACGGCACACCATCCGAGAGATACTTG ATCCTTCCCGTCAGAAGAAACTCATGTTGGGAGATCAACACCAGCTTGTGCGCTTCTCCATAAAGCCTTGTCACGTAGGACGGATCACACATGGCCAGAGGCTGATGAGTACCCTTCGAGTGCGCTGTAGCCAGAGGCCCCCTCTTTCCTTGTGGGCTGGATGGGTTCTTGAGT GTCCTCTCTTCACAAACTTCatcatcttcctcatctttttGAACACGATTGTACTGATGGTTGAAATAG AATTGCTTGAATCCTCAAATGCCCAACTGTGGCCACTGAAGCTGACTCTGGAGGTGGCAGCTTggttcatcttgcttgttttcatCTTGGAGATCCTTCTTATGTGGATATCCAgctttttcctcttctggaagAATGCCTGGAATGTCTTTGACTTTGTTGTGACCATATTG TCCCTGATTCCTGAAACTGTGGTTCTGGTAGGGGTAACAAGCCATTCTGTCTGGCTCCAGTTGCTGAGGATCTGCCGGGTGCTAAGGTCTCTGAAACTTTTTGCACGATTCCCTCAAATTCGAGTCATTATTTTGGCCCTGGTCAGGGCCCTCAAG AGCATGACCTTCCTGTTGATGTTGCTGCTCATCTTCTTCTACATTTTTGCTGTGACTGGTGTCTACTTCTTCGAGAATTACACCCGTTCAACTCGCCAGGACCTGGAGTATCACATGTTCTTCTC GGACCTGCTGAACTCCCTAGTGACGGTGTTCATGCTTTTCACCATGGATCATTGGTATGCCCTGCTTCAAGATACCTGGAAGGTGCCTGAAGTTAGCCGCACCTTCAGCAGCATCTACGTCATTCTCTGGTTGTTACTTGGTTCCATTATCTTTCGAAATATCATAGTAGCCATGATGG TTACTAACTTCCAGAATATCAGGAATGAGCTGAACGAGGAGATGACACACCTGGAGGTTCAGCACAAAGCTGACATTTTCAAGCGGCAGATCATCCAGAG GAGACAAAACCTATCTCCTGAGGTACAGAGATCAAGTCTTAGCAAAATGGATGCCAG AGATGCCAGTCAACAAGAGGAATATATGGACTTAACAGAAGCTTCTGAAGAAGAGTCTAAACACAGTGCCACAAAAGAAGGTTCAAGAGCATCTAGGTCAAAAATAAAGAAGACCTTGTCAAAACCAAAAACGTCCACATCTTccactttcttttcctcctcttcctcatcttcatCTTCCTACTGTTCCTCTTCTGACTCCAGATATGTTGATCCTATTG GTCAGTTGGACTGGGAGACTCATGTGCACCAGAATCTGCCTGGGCTAATGGATATGGATCAGGATGAACGTGTTGTTTGGCCTAGAGATTCACTCTTCCGATATTTTGAGTTGCTAGAAAAGCTTCAGTATAACCTAGAGGAGCGTAAGCGGTTGCAAGAGTTTG